From Desulfitibacter sp. BRH_c19, a single genomic window includes:
- a CDS encoding DNA gyrase subunit A: MDEILEGKVVPVNIEQEMKKSYIDYAMSVIIGRALPDVRDGLKPVHRRILYAMYESGMTPDKPHRKSANVVGNVLAKYHPHGDTAVYDTMVRMAQHFSYRYPLVDGHGNFGSVDGDSAAAMRYTEARMAKIAMELLRDINKETVDFIPNYDESTEEPSVLPAKVPNLLINGSSGIAVGMATNIPPHNIGEVIDGVIDLIDNPEISIDSLMKRIKGPDFPTYGIILGTEGIKKAYRTGRGSIKIRAKTEIEKMNNNKNKIIVTELPYQVNKARLIEKIAELARDKKIEGITDLRDESDRKGMRIVIELRKDVNPNVLLNQLYKHTQLQDSFGVIMLAIVDGAPKVLTLKEVLEHYVEHQKNVIVRRTKYDLRKARERAHIVEGLRIALRNLDAVIKLIRSSKNTEEAKSGLINNFSLSAAQAQAILDMRLQRLTALEREKLENEYKELMEKIEYYLKILADEKIVLDIVKGELKDVRKLYNDPRRTHINLEDDVFEIEDLIEEEDVVITITHRGYIKRLSVDTYRSQKRGGRGISGMATRDEDFVEHIFVANTHQYLMFFTNRGKVYRLKVHEIPEASRQAKGTSIVNLLYLEGGENLTTVIPVKKFEKGQYLLTMTAKGIVKKSDLSDYDTSRKDGIIALTLSEEDELIGVRLTDGDKELILGTRQGKSIRFSEKQVRRMGRTARGVKAINLAVEDKVVSGDIIDKDSQVICVTQNGFGKRTNSEEYRVQSRGGKGSLALKLNEKTGLLIALRVVQEKQELMIVTKGGIIIRTQVEGISQMGRVTQGVKLMRMGKKDIVSAVAKLNIHKENEDIELD; the protein is encoded by the coding sequence ATGGATGAGATTTTAGAAGGAAAGGTTGTTCCTGTCAATATAGAACAGGAAATGAAAAAATCATATATCGATTATGCAATGAGTGTAATTATTGGTAGGGCATTACCTGATGTTAGGGATGGTTTAAAACCAGTACACAGGAGAATTCTTTATGCAATGTACGAATCAGGAATGACTCCTGATAAACCTCATAGAAAGTCTGCTAATGTTGTTGGTAATGTTTTAGCAAAATACCATCCCCATGGGGATACGGCTGTTTATGATACCATGGTTAGAATGGCGCAACATTTTTCATATAGATACCCCCTTGTTGATGGACATGGAAACTTTGGTTCAGTTGACGGAGATTCAGCTGCTGCGATGCGTTATACAGAAGCTAGAATGGCCAAGATTGCCATGGAATTATTAAGAGATATTAATAAAGAAACAGTTGACTTTATTCCGAATTACGATGAATCAACTGAAGAGCCTTCTGTACTTCCAGCTAAGGTACCTAACCTTCTTATTAATGGTTCCTCAGGGATAGCAGTAGGTATGGCTACAAATATACCTCCTCACAATATAGGTGAGGTGATTGATGGTGTCATTGATTTAATTGATAATCCAGAGATTTCTATAGATAGTCTCATGAAAAGAATAAAGGGTCCAGATTTTCCGACATATGGAATTATTTTAGGGACTGAAGGAATCAAAAAAGCTTATAGAACTGGAAGAGGTTCTATAAAAATAAGAGCTAAGACAGAAATAGAAAAAATGAATAATAACAAAAATAAAATTATCGTAACTGAGCTTCCGTATCAGGTAAATAAAGCTAGACTAATAGAAAAAATTGCGGAACTTGCCAGAGATAAAAAAATTGAAGGCATTACTGATTTAAGAGATGAATCTGATAGAAAGGGAATGCGCATTGTAATTGAATTACGAAAAGATGTAAATCCCAATGTTTTGTTAAATCAATTATATAAACATACCCAATTGCAAGATAGTTTTGGAGTTATAATGCTTGCAATTGTTGACGGTGCACCTAAGGTCCTTACTCTTAAAGAAGTATTAGAACATTATGTTGAGCATCAGAAAAATGTGATTGTAAGAAGAACAAAATATGATCTCAGGAAAGCAAGAGAGAGAGCTCATATTGTTGAAGGCTTAAGAATAGCACTCCGAAATTTAGATGCCGTTATTAAACTAATTAGATCATCGAAGAATACAGAAGAAGCTAAAAGTGGTCTAATAAACAATTTTAGTTTAAGTGCCGCACAGGCTCAAGCCATTCTAGATATGAGATTACAACGTTTAACAGCCCTAGAAAGGGAAAAATTAGAGAATGAATATAAAGAACTAATGGAAAAGATAGAGTATTATCTAAAAATATTAGCTGATGAAAAGATAGTTTTAGATATAGTTAAAGGTGAATTAAAAGATGTAAGAAAGCTTTATAATGATCCACGGAGGACACATATAAATCTAGAAGATGATGTATTTGAGATAGAAGATCTCATTGAGGAAGAAGATGTTGTAATTACTATTACACATCGCGGATACATTAAAAGATTAAGTGTAGATACCTATCGATCACAAAAAAGAGGTGGTCGTGGTATTAGTGGTATGGCTACAAGGGATGAGGATTTTGTTGAACATATTTTTGTAGCAAATACCCATCAATATCTGATGTTTTTCACTAATAGAGGCAAGGTATATAGATTAAAAGTTCATGAAATTCCAGAAGCAAGTAGGCAGGCTAAGGGTACGTCTATAGTTAATCTACTATATTTAGAAGGTGGAGAAAACCTCACTACAGTAATTCCCGTAAAGAAATTTGAAAAAGGACAATATCTTTTAACTATGACAGCCAAAGGAATAGTTAAAAAATCAGACTTAAGTGATTATGATACCTCCAGAAAAGATGGAATAATTGCTCTTACCCTATCAGAGGAAGATGAATTGATTGGGGTTCGCTTGACTGATGGAGATAAAGAATTAATACTAGGAACCAGGCAAGGAAAATCAATTAGGTTCTCTGAAAAACAAGTAAGAAGAATGGGTAGGACAGCTAGAGGTGTTAAGGCCATCAACCTTGCAGTAGAGGATAAGGTTGTTTCTGGAGATATAATTGATAAGGATAGCCAAGTAATCTGTGTTACTCAAAATGGGTTTGGAAAAAGAACAAATTCAGAGGAATATAGAGTTCAATCAAGAGGTGGAAAAGGATCTTTAGCATTAAAACTTAATGAAAAAACCGGATTGCTTATAGCTCTAAGAGTTGTTCAAGAAAAGCAGGAATTGATGATAGTTACAAAGGGTGGAATTATTATCAGAACCCAAGTGGAAGGAATATCCCAAATGGGAAGAGTTACTCAAGGAGTAAAATTAATGAGAATGGGGAAAAAAGATATAGTTAGTGCAGTTGCAAAACTCAATATTCATAAAGAAAATGAAGATATTGAGTTAGATTAG
- a CDS encoding pyridoxal biosynthesis protein, protein MEKKGTWKVKKGLAEMLKGGVIMDVTTAEQAKIAEEAGACAVMALERVPSDIRADGGVARMADPTIIKNIMAVVSIPVMAKARIGHFVEAQILESLGADYIDESEVLTPADEQYHIDKNLFNVPFVCGARNLGEALRRINEGAAMIRTKGEPGTGNVVEAVRHMRMMMSEIRRLANMREDELYTIAKDIQAPYELVKYIAENGKLPVVNFAAGGIATPADAALMMQLGCDGIFVGSGVFKSNEPAKRAKAIVTATTHFNDPKILAEVSRDLGEAMPGIEIANIEESQRMQERGW, encoded by the coding sequence ATGGAAAAGAAAGGTACTTGGAAAGTTAAAAAAGGTTTGGCAGAGATGTTAAAAGGCGGAGTTATTATGGATGTGACTACAGCTGAGCAGGCAAAGATTGCTGAAGAAGCTGGAGCATGTGCAGTAATGGCGTTAGAAAGGGTACCATCAGATATAAGAGCAGATGGTGGCGTTGCACGTATGGCTGACCCAACTATTATAAAGAATATTATGGCAGTAGTTAGCATCCCTGTAATGGCAAAGGCAAGGATAGGACACTTTGTAGAAGCCCAAATTCTAGAATCCTTGGGAGCCGATTATATTGATGAATCAGAAGTTTTAACTCCTGCAGATGAGCAGTATCATATAGATAAAAATCTTTTTAATGTTCCATTTGTTTGTGGAGCCAGAAACCTTGGAGAGGCGCTTAGGAGAATAAATGAAGGTGCAGCAATGATCAGAACCAAGGGAGAACCTGGTACTGGTAATGTGGTAGAGGCTGTTCGTCATATGAGAATGATGATGTCTGAAATCCGTCGATTAGCAAACATGAGAGAAGATGAATTATACACAATAGCTAAAGATATTCAAGCTCCATATGAGCTTGTAAAGTATATAGCTGAAAATGGCAAACTTCCTGTAGTGAATTTTGCAGCTGGTGGAATTGCAACACCTGCGGATGCTGCATTGATGATGCAACTAGGGTGTGATGGAATTTTTGTAGGTTCAGGTGTATTTAAGTCTAATGAGCCTGCAAAGAGAGCAAAAGCTATAGTAACAGCGACAACACATTTTAATGATCCAAAAATATTAGCCGAAGTTTCCAGAGATTTAGGAGAGGCTATGCCAGGAATAGAGATTGCCAATATTGAGGAAAGTCAAAGAATGCAAGAAAGAGGCTGGTAA
- a CDS encoding glutamine amidotransferase (with PdxST is involved in the biosynthesis of pyridoxal 5'-phosphate; PdxT catalyzes the hydrolysis of glutamine to glutamate and ammonia; PdxS utilizes the ammonia to synthesize pyridoxal 5'-phosphate) — MKTVGVLALQGAFREHRQSLIKCGVDVIEVRKVDDLDKCSALIIPGGESTTIGKLLIEWNLMDAIKKRVHEGMALFGTCAGMILMAKDIKDSDQPRLGVLDIEVVRNAYGRQVNSFEIDLSIQGLDEPFSSVFIRAPYVTNVGPNVEILSKHDGKIVMVKQGKLLGCSYHPELTDDLRIHQYFVDMI, encoded by the coding sequence GTGAAAACAGTAGGAGTCTTAGCATTGCAGGGAGCCTTTAGAGAGCATAGACAGTCTCTTATTAAATGTGGCGTTGATGTAATAGAGGTTAGAAAAGTAGATGATCTGGACAAGTGTTCTGCTTTGATAATACCAGGGGGAGAAAGTACAACTATTGGTAAATTACTAATCGAGTGGAACCTAATGGATGCTATTAAGAAACGAGTACATGAAGGAATGGCCCTTTTTGGCACCTGTGCTGGTATGATATTAATGGCAAAAGACATTAAAGATAGTGACCAGCCGAGATTGGGTGTTCTAGATATAGAAGTAGTTAGAAATGCCTATGGTAGGCAGGTAAATAGCTTTGAAATTGATTTATCAATTCAGGGTTTAGATGAGCCTTTTTCTAGTGTATTTATTAGGGCACCTTATGTGACTAATGTTGGCCCAAACGTTGAAATATTATCAAAACATGATGGTAAAATTGTAATGGTTAAACAAGGTAAGCTATTAGGGTGTTCTTATCACCCTGAATTAACAGATGACTTAAGAATTCATCAGTACTTTGTAGATATGATATGA
- a CDS encoding serine--tRNA ligase produces the protein MLDLKFVRDNLNIVEEGLKKRGTIIDLTEFKTLEEERRKLLSEVEFLKNKRNTVSEEIAVLKKRKENADEMIEEMRLVSQAIKGLDEQAKEVESKLQEILLIIPNIPHETVPAGSCDDDNRVERKWGEPKVFSFEAKAHWDIGEELNLIEFERGSKVTGARFVFYRGGGARLERALINFMLDLHITEHGYIELFPPFMVNSQSMIGTGQLPKFADDMFKIANTDYWLIPTAEVPVTNIYSGEILNEADLPIYHTAYSACFRAEAGAHGRDTRGLIRQHQFNKVELVKFTTPENSYQELEKLTKNAEKVLQILELPYRVATLCGGDIGFSSAKTYDLEVWLPSFNTYREISSCSNFEDFQARRADIRYRPAKGKPRYVHTINGSGLAVGRTLSAILENYQQEDGSVIIPEALRPYMGGMVKLEKS, from the coding sequence TTGCTAGATTTAAAATTTGTACGGGATAATCTTAATATTGTTGAAGAAGGCTTAAAAAAGAGAGGAACAATCATAGATTTAACAGAATTCAAAACCCTTGAAGAAGAAAGAAGAAAATTGCTTAGTGAGGTTGAATTTTTAAAAAATAAAAGAAACACAGTATCTGAGGAAATTGCTGTCCTTAAAAAGAGAAAAGAAAATGCTGATGAAATGATTGAGGAAATGAGACTGGTTTCTCAAGCCATAAAGGGATTGGACGAACAGGCTAAAGAAGTAGAAAGTAAGCTACAAGAAATTCTTTTAATCATTCCAAATATACCCCATGAAACTGTGCCAGCTGGATCGTGTGATGATGATAACAGAGTAGAAAGAAAGTGGGGGGAACCGAAAGTATTTAGCTTTGAAGCCAAAGCTCATTGGGATATTGGAGAAGAGCTTAATCTAATTGAGTTTGAAAGAGGATCCAAGGTTACAGGAGCTAGATTTGTTTTCTATAGAGGTGGAGGAGCTAGACTAGAAAGAGCCTTAATTAATTTCATGTTAGACCTACACATTACTGAGCATGGATATATAGAGCTATTTCCTCCATTTATGGTAAATAGTCAGTCCATGATAGGAACAGGGCAGTTACCTAAATTTGCGGATGACATGTTCAAAATAGCCAATACTGATTATTGGTTAATTCCAACTGCAGAAGTTCCAGTGACTAATATATATAGCGGGGAAATATTAAATGAAGCAGACCTGCCCATTTATCATACAGCTTATAGTGCATGCTTTAGGGCAGAAGCTGGGGCACATGGTAGAGATACAAGAGGATTAATCCGTCAGCATCAGTTTAATAAGGTAGAATTAGTTAAGTTCACTACTCCTGAAAACTCTTATCAGGAGCTTGAAAAATTAACAAAAAATGCTGAAAAGGTGCTCCAGATATTAGAACTTCCTTATAGGGTTGCAACATTATGCGGAGGGGACATTGGTTTCTCATCTGCTAAGACATATGATTTAGAAGTATGGCTACCTTCATTTAATACTTACAGAGAGATTTCTTCATGTAGTAATTTTGAGGATTTTCAGGCAAGAAGGGCAGATATCCGTTATAGACCTGCAAAAGGCAAGCCTAGATATGTTCATACAATAAATGGTTCCGGGTTGGCTGTTGGCAGAACATTATCAGCTATTTTAGAAAACTATCAACAGGAGGATGGAAGTGTTATAATACCAGAAGCATTACGTCCATATATGGGCGGTATGGTAAAGTTGGAAAAAAGTTAA
- a CDS encoding GCN5 family acetyltransferase — MNKNTIINRVGKTPLVRAEKLEKKLGISKIYLKLEGNNPSGQRIDRLAYLLIKDAISINKKTICTGTHGALSKSLALISQHYDIDCVFISNSKSKVFKEKIFEKDNIRIIKYGKNQADCIAYSKELCTENGWYNATLGLENNILNMTALSFISDELHNQVRGEIDTVFSLMSYGFSVAGLNLGFRHLWINDKIKKLPKFYNCTINYGNVIYESFKKNSLKIIPMTNAAIEINKYNRHLLNFDSSIAQDALDSIYDANGTITGISEEELIRYTNAFKEAEDIKFNTEQGYAIAGFMKEVEKGNLCDGNHVILLNDGRVDLSVRKVERSEIDISIDELVSMMDEWLMEYTDPKCEIREALGAAFEDGFVLMAYYNNELAGITVAIHTGFEDFLPTYHIGYIATKRSIKGRGIATQLLNEAIELSDGKISLHVAKDNNRAIKLYEKMGFEKSYIRMIYKLKSDI; from the coding sequence ATGAATAAAAATACTATTATTAACAGGGTAGGAAAAACACCTTTGGTAAGAGCAGAAAAACTAGAAAAGAAGCTGGGTATTTCAAAAATCTATCTCAAGTTAGAAGGAAATAACCCATCAGGGCAAAGGATAGATAGATTAGCTTACTTATTAATTAAGGATGCTATATCAATAAACAAAAAGACTATATGTACAGGAACCCATGGTGCATTATCTAAATCCTTGGCCCTAATCTCCCAGCATTATGATATTGACTGTGTCTTTATCAGTAATTCCAAAAGTAAAGTATTTAAAGAAAAAATATTTGAGAAGGATAACATAAGAATAATTAAATATGGCAAGAACCAGGCAGATTGTATTGCTTATAGTAAGGAATTATGTACTGAAAATGGCTGGTATAATGCCACTTTAGGGTTAGAGAATAACATTTTAAATATGACTGCCTTATCATTTATATCTGATGAGCTACATAACCAGGTAAGGGGAGAGATAGATACAGTTTTTTCTCTAATGAGTTATGGTTTTTCCGTTGCTGGCCTGAACTTGGGCTTTAGGCATTTATGGATTAACGACAAAATAAAAAAGTTACCCAAGTTTTATAACTGTACAATCAATTATGGCAATGTAATATATGAATCGTTCAAAAAAAATAGTTTAAAAATCATACCCATGACCAATGCAGCTATAGAAATTAATAAATACAATAGACATTTACTAAACTTTGATAGCTCTATAGCACAGGATGCTCTGGATTCAATTTATGATGCAAATGGTACCATTACAGGAATAAGTGAAGAAGAATTAATAAGGTACACAAATGCTTTTAAGGAAGCTGAAGACATTAAGTTTAATACAGAACAGGGATACGCCATAGCAGGATTTATGAAGGAAGTAGAAAAGGGCAACCTATGTGATGGAAATCATGTTATCTTATTAAACGATGGACGTGTTGATCTAAGTGTTAGGAAAGTAGAAAGGTCCGAAATAGACATTTCTATTGATGAACTTGTCTCGATGATGGACGAATGGCTCATGGAATATACAGATCCAAAGTGTGAGATTAGGGAGGCTCTAGGAGCAGCCTTTGAAGATGGGTTTGTATTAATGGCATATTACAATAATGAGTTGGCTGGAATTACAGTAGCAATACATACCGGCTTCGAGGACTTTTTACCAACCTATCACATAGGCTATATAGCCACCAAAAGATCAATTAAAGGGCGAGGTATAGCTACACAGCTTCTTAATGAGGCAATCGAGTTATCAGATGGGAAAATATCCCTTCATGTTGCAAAAGATAATAACCGAGCTATTAAGCTCTATGAAAAAATGGGATTTGAAAAATCCTATATTAGAATGATTTATAAGCTAAAAAGCGATATCTAA
- a CDS encoding thymidine kinase, giving the protein MAQLFFRYGQMNASKSAQLLMTAHNYEEQGRRVLIFSPSIDERYGKRKVASRIGISKTAIPIDNNLDIISTVKNEMPDCVLVDEAQFLRENNILDFVYIVDKLNIPVICYGLLRDYRAKLFEGSEVLVRFADKLEEIKTICTYCNRKATMILKFKEGKPVYEGDQIEIGGNELYKSVCRKHWFNPPQPQ; this is encoded by the coding sequence ATGGCACAATTATTTTTTCGCTATGGTCAAATGAATGCTTCAAAATCTGCCCAATTATTGATGACAGCCCATAACTATGAAGAGCAGGGCAGAAGGGTATTAATCTTTTCTCCTTCCATTGATGAAAGGTATGGTAAAAGAAAAGTAGCATCTAGAATTGGTATTAGTAAAACTGCCATTCCAATAGATAATAATTTAGACATTATTTCTACTGTCAAAAATGAAATGCCCGACTGCGTTTTAGTAGATGAGGCTCAGTTCTTACGAGAGAATAATATTTTGGATTTTGTATATATTGTTGATAAGTTAAATATTCCTGTGATATGCTATGGCTTGCTCAGGGACTACAGGGCAAAGCTATTCGAAGGTAGTGAAGTACTCGTCAGATTTGCAGATAAATTAGAAGAAATTAAAACAATCTGTACGTATTGTAACAGAAAAGCCACAATGATTCTCAAGTTTAAAGAAGGTAAACCAGTTTATGAAGGAGATCAAATAGAAATAGGTGGGAATGAATTGTATAAATCAGTATGTAGAAAGCATTGGTTTAACCCACCCCAGCCCCAGTAA
- a CDS encoding mechanosensitive ion channel protein MscS, whose translation MLEYITNLLMDIGISSTIAGYFTNGILILFILLLSVLGNFIAKKIVLRVMTHYITNNQIKWDNIMLERKVFERLSHIVPALIIFSFAQFFPSLQIWIQRFAAAYIIIVGIFVTSAFLNAVEDIYRCYEVSKTKPIKSYIQVIKIIVYIIGGILIIGNMIGESPFVLLGGIGALSAVLILVFKDSILGLVASIQLSANDMVRIGDWIEMPKYGADGDVKDITLNIVKVENFDRTITTIPTYALISDSFKNWRGMQDSGGRRIKRSIFIDTNSIAFCTEEMIERFKKILYLSEYITTKQREIEEYNQKLNVDIVDLINGRRLTNIGTFRIYIEQYLKNHPKIHKEMIQMVRQLAPGEHGLPIEVYVFTNDTDWINYENIQSDIFDHILAVSSQFGLRVFQNPTGYDMRAGLGARETDKTHKNIQNKPDNS comes from the coding sequence ATGTTAGAATATATTACTAATCTACTGATGGATATTGGAATAAGCTCAACTATAGCTGGATACTTTACTAACGGGATATTGATCCTCTTTATTTTGTTATTGAGTGTATTGGGGAATTTCATCGCTAAGAAGATTGTTTTGAGGGTAATGACCCATTATATTACAAACAATCAGATAAAATGGGACAATATTATGCTGGAAAGGAAGGTATTCGAAAGACTTTCTCATATAGTGCCAGCTCTCATTATTTTTTCCTTTGCCCAATTTTTTCCGAGCTTACAGATATGGATACAAAGGTTTGCGGCTGCCTATATTATTATAGTAGGAATATTTGTTACTAGTGCTTTTTTAAACGCCGTGGAGGATATCTATAGATGCTATGAAGTATCCAAAACTAAGCCAATAAAGAGCTATATTCAGGTCATCAAAATTATTGTATATATTATAGGCGGCATCCTAATTATAGGTAATATGATTGGTGAAAGCCCCTTTGTTCTTCTAGGTGGCATAGGAGCCTTGTCGGCTGTTTTAATATTAGTATTTAAAGATTCTATTCTTGGACTGGTTGCCAGCATACAGCTGTCTGCAAATGACATGGTTCGCATCGGTGATTGGATAGAAATGCCAAAGTATGGAGCCGATGGAGATGTAAAAGACATTACCTTAAACATTGTTAAAGTGGAGAATTTTGATAGAACAATCACAACTATCCCTACCTACGCTTTAATATCGGACTCTTTTAAAAACTGGAGAGGCATGCAGGATTCTGGGGGTAGGAGAATTAAGCGTTCTATATTTATAGATACAAATAGTATAGCCTTTTGCACAGAGGAAATGATTGAGAGATTTAAAAAGATTCTTTACCTGTCTGAATATATAACAACTAAGCAAAGAGAAATAGAGGAGTATAATCAAAAGCTTAATGTAGATATTGTTGACTTAATTAATGGCAGACGACTTACCAACATTGGTACATTTAGAATATATATTGAGCAGTATTTAAAAAACCATCCCAAAATTCATAAGGAAATGATCCAAATGGTTAGGCAACTGGCACCTGGGGAACATGGTCTTCCAATAGAGGTCTATGTATTTACCAATGATACTGACTGGATTAATTATGAAAACATACAATCAGATATTTTTGATCATATACTAGCAGTATCGTCTCAATTTGGATTAAGGGTATTCCAAAACCCAACCGGATATGATATGAGGGCTGGGTTAGGTGCTCGTGAAACTGATAAAACACACAAAAATATACAGAATAAACCAGATAACAGTTGA
- a CDS encoding DEAD/DEAH box helicase yields the protein MPTFQEMGLSRPLIQATTNMGFEEATPIQEIAIPVVMAGRDVIGQAQTGTGKTAAFGIPLIEKIIVGSGKTQGIIITPTRELAIQVAEELNRIGQFKGVRSLPIYGGQDINRQIRALKNGPQIIVGTPGRLMDHMRRRTVKLNSIEMVVLDEADEMLNMGFLEDIETILKEIPQERQTVLFSATMPRPIQNLARRFLKDPEFLSVKTKEVTVPNTEQYYYEVHEKQKFDVLCRLLDIQSPELAIIFGRTKRRVDELFEALNKRGYSAEAIHGDLTQAKRMSVLRHFKEGITDILVATDVAARGLDISGVTHVYNFDIPQDPESYVHRIGRTGRVGRHGLAVTFVTPREIGHLRLIEKLTNKRMVRKPIPSVNEAIEGQQRLAVDKIMRAVEEGELFPYKDLAEGLLEENDSVTLLSAALKLFTKESDTSPINLTAEAPLRQKKTDNKRGYGQGQRRETYGNKKHKQSQKRR from the coding sequence ATGCCAACATTTCAAGAAATGGGACTTAGCCGCCCCCTAATTCAGGCTACAACAAATATGGGTTTTGAGGAAGCTACTCCAATACAAGAGATAGCTATTCCTGTTGTAATGGCAGGAAGAGATGTAATCGGTCAAGCCCAGACAGGAACAGGCAAAACAGCAGCGTTTGGTATTCCTCTAATAGAGAAAATAATTGTTGGGTCTGGGAAAACTCAAGGAATTATCATTACACCAACAAGAGAACTTGCGATACAGGTTGCTGAGGAATTAAATAGAATAGGCCAGTTTAAGGGCGTTCGTTCTCTGCCAATTTATGGAGGACAAGATATAAACCGCCAAATAAGGGCTCTTAAGAATGGACCGCAAATCATCGTTGGAACACCTGGTCGTTTAATGGATCATATGCGAAGAAGGACAGTCAAACTCAATAGTATAGAAATGGTTGTTCTTGATGAAGCTGACGAGATGTTAAATATGGGTTTCTTAGAGGATATAGAGACTATTCTCAAAGAAATTCCCCAGGAAAGGCAGACTGTGCTATTCTCAGCAACAATGCCAAGGCCGATACAGAACTTGGCTAGACGTTTTTTGAAGGATCCAGAGTTTCTAAGTGTAAAGACAAAAGAGGTTACAGTTCCTAATACTGAGCAATATTATTACGAGGTTCATGAAAAACAAAAATTTGATGTGCTTTGTAGGCTTCTAGATATTCAGTCTCCTGAACTAGCCATTATTTTTGGAAGAACTAAGAGGCGTGTTGATGAATTATTTGAGGCACTTAATAAACGTGGTTATTCTGCAGAAGCCATTCATGGCGATTTAACACAAGCCAAGCGTATGAGTGTATTACGTCATTTTAAAGAAGGAATAACAGATATATTGGTAGCCACAGATGTTGCAGCTAGGGGCCTAGACATTAGTGGTGTTACCCATGTCTACAATTTTGATATTCCTCAAGATCCTGAAAGCTATGTACACAGAATAGGTCGTACTGGCCGCGTTGGAAGACATGGATTGGCAGTTACCTTTGTAACTCCCAGAGAAATAGGTCATTTAAGGTTGATTGAGAAATTGACTAATAAAAGAATGGTTCGTAAACCTATACCATCAGTAAACGAGGCAATAGAAGGCCAACAACGGTTAGCTGTAGACAAAATAATGCGAGCTGTTGAAGAAGGAGAGCTATTTCCATATAAAGATCTAGCAGAGGGGTTACTCGAGGAAAATGATTCTGTAACACTATTGTCAGCAGCTTTAAAACTGTTTACAAAGGAGTCTGATACTTCCCCAATAAACCTAACAGCGGAAGCACCACTTAGACAGAAAAAGACAGATAATAAACGTGGTTATGGCCAAGGGCAGAGACGGGAGACATATGGCAATAAGAAACATAAGCAGTCACAAAAAAGACGCTAG